Genomic DNA from Filimonas effusa:
CAATAGCTCAACTGATTTAACCCACCCATCTACATCATATTTCTCAACCCATAAACCGACCTTTTCGGCTTCTATATCGAAATAAAAGTATTCATTCTTTGTAGAGATGGTTGGTTTACCTAATGCAATTGCTTCGAGCAAGCTTGTGAGCCCCCAAAAAGAGTCTGTTTGAACTAATGGAATAAGCAGCGCTCTTCCATTAGCAATAATTTCAGCCATTTCTAATGTGGAATTATAGGAAACAGATATTTCTGCCAAAGACTGCACGTTAGGAGAAAGAGGCAAAGAATAATTATCAGGCAGGAAAATAGCCAGTTTATCAGGCACTTTTGAGAACGCCTTTACAACGGTATCAAAATCTCTAAATGTTTTTCCGGTAGACACAAAATTATTTGCGTATCGAGGAAGTTTTGTCGACTTGTTCCTGATCTTATCATAATAAGCAATATCAATACCCCAATTAATCCAGCCAATTCTATCCCTGGCTATTCCATAATCAAGAGATTCCTGATAGAGCTTTTCCCCAAGAAATAATATTTTATCAATTGCAACATACTTCAATTTACCAATCCCTCCCTTGATTCGCTTTAAAAAAGAAGATTTATCACGTCTTAATCTCGTGTGACAAATACAAAGAACCGGCACCCTTACAAGCCTGAACACCTTACATAAATTTATTAATACTACTAAATTCAGAAAGGGGGTATATACAATATCATATTTATGCGCATTCAAACACATCTGGATTTGTCGATCCAGGAATGCAATCTTAAAGAGATCGCCAATTTTCCGTATGCGCTTATATGACTTTAAATCGGGTAGTATATCAACCTTGTAGTTGTATTGTTTTTCCAGTTCAATTTTACCCCATAAGTGATTACTTGGGTAAATTCCCTGCTCCCAAAAAGAATAAGCTGAATCAAATGAGCCGTAGTTCGTAACCAGTAAAACTTTTTTCACCTGATATAATTAAAGTAATCAAAGGGTGTAATAGTTATCACCGAAGTTAAAATGAATACATAATTGTATCCGCTTTGTCATATAGTTCATCCGAGTAAGCTAAAAGCATAAAGTTCTCAGCATTCTGGATATTATAAAATGCATGTGCAATATTATTAGGAACGAACACAGTTATAGGGTTAGCTGCATCTATATCCACAGATAATTTCTCACCTGTTTGTATATCAACAAGCATAAGCGTGCATTTCCCGGTTAGTAGTGTAAACCACTCTTTCGCTTTCGGATGGTAATGCCCCCCTTTCATCTCTCCAGGATTAGCTACCGTGATATAGATCTCTCCTGTCCGGGGAGGTAACTCTTCTTCCTTACCCGTTAGTACCTTCAAAAACCATCCTCTTGAGTCCTCCAACTTTTGACGGGGTATGATTTTAACTTTATCTTTCAGCATAACGTATTTAAGTTAAGTATTCGCGGATTCCCTCTTCAATACTTTTGGGGCGCCAATCAGGCAATAGCGTAGTTAATTTATTGGGGCTGATTCCTAAAAAACGCATGCTCTGATCTGCTTTATTAATTACACCTTGGGGCGGGGAGTAAGGTTTATTGCACAACTCATGTATTTTAGCGACAATATCTTTAACCATCAATAGTTCGTCAGATGCTACGTTATACACATCAGCAGGAAGTTTACCAGTGATAACCGCGTCAATGACACCTACGAGATCGTCTATGTGTAAATATTGCCTTATTTGCTCTCCCGACGAAAGCTTTAGCTCTTCACCAGACATTAATCCGTTTACTACATAAGGAATCAGCCGCTGGGAATTTTCACCTTTCCCATATAACGAAGGCAATATGAGATGGAACCAATTAATGCCATATTTGCTGCCGCTAAAGAACCTACTCAAAAGTCTTTTGGAGTCGCAATAATAATTGGGTATAGCCTTATCGGATAGAATCACCTCTCTTTCAGTATATTGATGATCCTCGTTATTATTGCCAATTTCAAAATAAGAGCCGAAGCTAATAAAGCTACCTTTAAACGCCCTTGCAGATAAATAATTGATTATTTGAATAGGCAAAAAGGCATTAACGCTATATACGCTGTCAGTTTCATAACTTTTACTAGCCTGAACCCCAGATGCTGCACAGTAAATTATTACATCCTGAGTTTCCAAAACAGAAAAATCAATATTCTTTTCCGGGAAGTTAAAAGGATAAAAATCGGCATCGATACCTTCCACAGGATATTTACCCCAAAGCGACAATTTGGCTCCCCTGGCTGAATACCACGTAATCAATCTTTGAGCGAGGAAAGAATTGGATCCTATTATACAAATCTTATTTTCCATCGAAAGCTTGAATTGTTTGAAAAGTAAACTCTTTAATAGAGCTTTGATCTTTAAAGTAGTGCTTATACCAGTTTATCGTTTCTAGAATTGCCTGATTAGCGTTAAGTTTTGGTTTCCAGCCGAGTTCAGTTTTTGCCTTTTGGATATCTAACTGCAACAATCCTGCTTCATGAGGTACCTCTAATTGCTCAGGAGTATGAAATATTCCGGTTCCCCATACGTCAATGGCCTTTTGCACCACTTCTTTAACAGTTAAATTGTCCTCTTTGTCCGGTCCAAAATTAAATGCCTGCGCAAATTTTTTGGGTTCGTTATACTGCCTGGCACCTAACATCAAATATCCACCAACAGGCTCCATCACATGCTGCCACGGTCTAACAGCAGCGGGATTTCTAACCAACACTTCTTTACCAGTAGAAAGGGCCCTGACAATATCAGGAATAATTCTGTCCTTTGCCCAATCTCCACCGCCAATGACGTTACCAGCCCTGGTTACAGAAATAGACTTTTTATGTTCCTCGAACTTTATCAAATTAAAAAAGGAATTCCGATACGAATCAATCACCAACTCGGCACAAGCTTTGGAGGCACTATAGGGATCAAAGCCTCCCAAACGATCGTCTTCTTTATAATAGTAATTGGACTCGATATTATGGTAAACCTTATCAGTTGTTATAAAGACAGCAACACATGGATTTTTTAAGAAACGCAATGCATCCAATACATTTGCCGTACCTACAGCATTTACAGCAAACGTTTCTACAGGGATATCGTAAGACAATCTAACTAAGGGTTGGGCCGCCAAATGAAAGACAAAATCTGGTTCAAACTCAAGCAGTTCCTGCTTGAGTCGTTCACCGTCCATGATGTCAGAGATGACAGAGTCGCACATTTTATCCCCTTCCATTATATGATACAAGTCAAAAGGATTCTGTGGAGCCAAAGAGTATCCCTTAACCTGGGCCCCTAACAAATGGAGCCATGAAATAAGCCATGTTCCTTTAAAACCTGTATGACCCGTAACAAAAACCTTTTTATCACGGTAAATATCAGAAAACTGCATAGAATGATGGGTTGATGATGAGTAATTAAAATGATCTACCAAGTTTTCCACCTGGCTTTATTCTTCTGCCAATCGTCTTCTAATTCTTGCTTGTCTCTTAAAGTATCCATCGGTTTCCAAAAGCCATCATGTTTATAAGCCGCCATTTCGCCATCTTCTGCAATCTTTTCCATTGGTTCACGTTCCCAGATAGTACCATCACCATTTGTGATGTAATCAAACACTTTAGGTTCGCATACAAAAAAGCCGCCATTAATCCAAGCACCGTCTCCTTTGGGCTTTTCCATAAAAGATATTACATTGCTGTCATCTGTTAGATTTAATGCACCAAATCTTCCGGACGGTTGAACAGATGTAACAGTACAAAACTTACCTTTCGATTTATGGAATTCAACAAGCTCCTTTATATTCACATCGCTAACCCCGTCTCCATAAGTAAGCATAAAAGGTTCATTTCCGATATGGGGTTGAATACGCTTAATCCTCCCCCCTGTCATGGATTCATACCCGGTATCTACTAAGGTTATATTCCAAGGTTCTGCTTGAGAATCATGTACTTTTAATGAATTGTCCTTTAAGTTAATAGTAACATCGGACTTATGTAAGAAATAGTTTGCAAAGTATTCTTTAACAACGTATCCTTTGTATCCTAAGCAAACAACAAAATCGTTAAACCCGTGAGATGAATATATTTTCATAATATGCCATAGAATAGGCATTCCGCCAATTTCGACCATTGGCTTAGGACGCAGAACAGTTTCCTCTGACAAACGAGTACCAAGCCCGCCAGCTAGTATAACTACTTTCATTGTTTATTATTTGTTATATTACTATTGATTTTTACTTAAGAGCCAAAGTGTTTATTCGTACTGATTTTTTATCTCATATCCGTGGCTCTTTAACAAGCTATCCTTTTTAAATAAGAGTACATCTGCTGCTACCATTTCATTTACCAAAGCCTTTAAATCATATTTAGGCTGCCATCCAAGCTTGCTTTTGGACTTAGTAGGATCACCAATCAGTAGTTCCACTTCGGTTGGTCTGAAGTATTTAGGATCAATTAATACAACCTCTCTTCCTATTTCTAACTGATAATCAGGATTTGTACATGATGCAACATAGCCTTTTTCATCAACTCCTTCACCCTTGAAGACAATTTCAATACCCAGTTCAGCAAAAGCCATTTTTATAAAATCACGAATGGTAGTAGTTACTCCCGTTGCAATTACAAAGTCTTCGGGTTTCTCCTGTTGTAAGATCAGCCACATAGCTTCTACATAGTCTTTAGCATGTCCCCAATCACGGCGGGCATCTATATTTCCCATATACAATTTATCCTGTAGGCCTAAAGCTATTTTTGCAACAGCCCGGGTTACTTTACGGGTTACAAACGTTTCTCCACGCAAGGGACTTTCGTGGTTGAACAGGATTCCATTGCAAGCATACATATTATACGCCTCGCGATAATTTACAGTAATCCAATATGCGTAGAGTTTAGCAACTGCATATGGAGAACGAGGATAAAAAGGCGTAGTTTCTGATTGCGGGACAGCTTGTACAAGACCGTATAACTCAGAAGTAGAAGCCTGATAAATCCTGGTTTTTTCAGTTAAACCAAGTATACGAACCGCCTCAAGTATCCGTAGAGTACCTATGCCATCAGCATTGGCGGTATATTCGGGAGTGTCGAAACTAACTTTAACATGGCTCATTGCGCCAAGATTATAAATTTCATCGGGTTGTACCTCCTGAATCACTCTTATGATATTGGTACTGTCATTCAAATCTCCGTAATGCAATTTGAATTTCACATTCCTCTCATGTGGATCCTGATATAAATGATCAATCCTATCTGTATTAAACAAAGAACTTCTTCTCTTTAGACCATGCACTTCATATCCTTTAGACAAAAGTAGTTCAGATAAATAGGCCCCGTCTTGGCCCGTAATGCCTGTAATAAGCGCTTTCTTCATAATAGGTTTATATTATTAGTTATTATTAGAGAAGTAGTTTTATTAATTATTTGTTTTCAGAAAATCCTGATAGGCGCTCTTAATCCCCTCCTCAAGAGGCGTGTGATACTTCCATCCAAAAGAAGCCAGTTTCGACACATCCATCAATTTTCTAGGAGTGCCATCCGGTTTAGATTCATCAAATAAAAGTTCGCCGCCGAAGCCTACAATTTTCTTTACAGTTTCTGCCAATTCCTTAATAGAAAGATCTTCTCCAGTACCTATATTTATTAACTCCCTTTCATTATACTTTTCCATCAGGTAAACACAAGCTTCCGCCAAATCATCAGCGTATAAAAATTCTCTTTTGGGTTTTCCGGTACCCCACACAGTTACCGAGCTATCGTTATTTACCTTAGCCTCATGGAATCTACGAATTAATGCTGGCAAGACATGAGAATTACTGGCATGGTAATTATCGCCAATACCATAC
This window encodes:
- a CDS encoding glycosyltransferase family protein codes for the protein MKKVLLVTNYGSFDSAYSFWEQGIYPSNHLWGKIELEKQYNYKVDILPDLKSYKRIRKIGDLFKIAFLDRQIQMCLNAHKYDIVYTPFLNLVVLINLCKVFRLVRVPVLCICHTRLRRDKSSFLKRIKGGIGKLKYVAIDKILFLGEKLYQESLDYGIARDRIGWINWGIDIAYYDKIRNKSTKLPRYANNFVSTGKTFRDFDTVVKAFSKVPDKLAIFLPDNYSLPLSPNVQSLAEISVSYNSTLEMAEIIANGRALLIPLVQTDSFWGLTSLLEAIALGKPTISTKNEYFYFDIEAEKVGLWVEKYDVDGWVKSVELLSANEAMLAEFELHALELRKKYSMDQFADRLHKTFLAIIKK
- a CDS encoding polysaccharide biosynthesis C-terminal domain-containing protein, giving the protein MLKDKVKIIPRQKLEDSRGWFLKVLTGKEEELPPRTGEIYITVANPGEMKGGHYHPKAKEWFTLLTGKCTLMLVDIQTGEKLSVDIDAANPITVFVPNNIAHAFYNIQNAENFMLLAYSDELYDKADTIMYSF
- a CDS encoding NAD-dependent epimerase/dehydratase family protein, whose amino-acid sequence is MENKICIIGSNSFLAQRLITWYSARGAKLSLWGKYPVEGIDADFYPFNFPEKNIDFSVLETQDVIIYCAASGVQASKSYETDSVYSVNAFLPIQIINYLSARAFKGSFISFGSYFEIGNNNEDHQYTEREVILSDKAIPNYYCDSKRLLSRFFSGSKYGINWFHLILPSLYGKGENSQRLIPYVVNGLMSGEELKLSSGEQIRQYLHIDDLVGVIDAVITGKLPADVYNVASDELLMVKDIVAKIHELCNKPYSPPQGVINKADQSMRFLGISPNKLTTLLPDWRPKSIEEGIREYLT
- the rfbG gene encoding CDP-glucose 4,6-dehydratase, with translation MQFSDIYRDKKVFVTGHTGFKGTWLISWLHLLGAQVKGYSLAPQNPFDLYHIMEGDKMCDSVISDIMDGERLKQELLEFEPDFVFHLAAQPLVRLSYDIPVETFAVNAVGTANVLDALRFLKNPCVAVFITTDKVYHNIESNYYYKEDDRLGGFDPYSASKACAELVIDSYRNSFFNLIKFEEHKKSISVTRAGNVIGGGDWAKDRIIPDIVRALSTGKEVLVRNPAAVRPWQHVMEPVGGYLMLGARQYNEPKKFAQAFNFGPDKEDNLTVKEVVQKAIDVWGTGIFHTPEQLEVPHEAGLLQLDIQKAKTELGWKPKLNANQAILETINWYKHYFKDQSSIKEFTFQTIQAFDGK
- the rfbF gene encoding glucose-1-phosphate cytidylyltransferase, with the translated sequence MKVVILAGGLGTRLSEETVLRPKPMVEIGGMPILWHIMKIYSSHGFNDFVVCLGYKGYVVKEYFANYFLHKSDVTINLKDNSLKVHDSQAEPWNITLVDTGYESMTGGRIKRIQPHIGNEPFMLTYGDGVSDVNIKELVEFHKSKGKFCTVTSVQPSGRFGALNLTDDSNVISFMEKPKGDGAWINGGFFVCEPKVFDYITNGDGTIWEREPMEKIAEDGEMAAYKHDGFWKPMDTLRDKQELEDDWQKNKARWKTW
- the gmd gene encoding GDP-mannose 4,6-dehydratase produces the protein MKKALITGITGQDGAYLSELLLSKGYEVHGLKRRSSLFNTDRIDHLYQDPHERNVKFKLHYGDLNDSTNIIRVIQEVQPDEIYNLGAMSHVKVSFDTPEYTANADGIGTLRILEAVRILGLTEKTRIYQASTSELYGLVQAVPQSETTPFYPRSPYAVAKLYAYWITVNYREAYNMYACNGILFNHESPLRGETFVTRKVTRAVAKIALGLQDKLYMGNIDARRDWGHAKDYVEAMWLILQQEKPEDFVIATGVTTTIRDFIKMAFAELGIEIVFKGEGVDEKGYVASCTNPDYQLEIGREVVLIDPKYFRPTEVELLIGDPTKSKSKLGWQPKYDLKALVNEMVAADVLLFKKDSLLKSHGYEIKNQYE